From one Rhopalosiphum padi isolate XX-2018 chromosome 2, ASM2088224v1, whole genome shotgun sequence genomic stretch:
- the LOC132922147 gene encoding uncharacterized protein LOC132922147, producing the protein MPIDSNRYKPTTSRANLVKKILYHPLTKGNQHTRYGLENEEPAKKAIQTRLKKTISLSGLFIHRTLNYLAASPDGLIGEDSILEVTCPSSIKEYTPKKAFNLGKLSYMEVGNKRGELVLKRNHVFYYQVQGQLNISEKKYCYFVVWTPKGFIIDKIHRDESFFNEKIEPFVTEFYMKSLLPEIIDPRFKRNLPIRTGISNEAV; encoded by the exons ATGCCGATAGACAGCAATCGTTACAAACCTACGACTTCCCGTGCAAActtagtgaaaaaaatattgtatcatcCATTAACTAAAGGAAACCAACACACAAG GTATGGACTCGAAAATGAGGAACCTGCAAAAAAAGCCATTCAAACAAGACTAAAGAAAACGATAAGTTTATCAGGTTTATTTATTCATAGAACCCTAAATTATTTGGCTGCTAGTCCAGACGGGTTAATAGGTGAAGACTCGATTTTAGAAGTAACATGTCCGTCGAGTATTAAAGAATACACACCGAAGAAAGCGTTTAATCTTGGAAAATTAAGCTATATGGAGGTCGGTAATAAAAGAGGAGAACTTGTTTTAAAAAGGAATCATGTGTTTTATTACCAAGTACAAGGACAACTTAATATTTCCGAaaagaaatattgttattttgttgtctGGACTCCCAAAG GTTTTATAATAGACAAGATACATAGAGATGAATCATTTTTCAACGAAAAAATTGAACCTTTTGTTACTGAATTTTACATGAAGTCATTACTCCCAGAAATTATTGATCCAAGATTTAAACGAAATTTACCAATAAGGACAGGCATTTCGAATGAAGcagtttaa
- the LOC132922095 gene encoding putative odorant-binding protein A10 — translation MTNNNLNNPRSRSGIFSLLAVTIAVTVLVHQPATVRCADGEIISPQQKQLHTMEFTAPSGYYVSTYDHIDVGRLLRNNKVVSGYVKCFVNEGPCTPDGKLAKAYLLPEIIRTVCGKCTPRQKDMARMVLRHIYTYRRADFDKIMQIYDTDGKRNEILAFMNQ, via the exons ATGacgaataataatttgaacaatcCGCGGAGCCGTAGCGGAATCTTTTCGCTGCTAGCTGTCACGATCGCTGTAACCGTGCTCGTCCATCAGCCCGCAACTGTCCGCTGCGCCGATGGCGAAATTATATCTCCGCAACAAAAGCAACTGCACACGATGGAGTTCACCGCGCCATCGGGCTACTACGTGTCCACGTACGATCATATAGATGTCGGCCGATTGCTGCGAAACAACAAGGTGGTTTCGGGCTACGTCAAGTGTTTCGTCAACGAGGGACCTTGTACGCCTGACGGCAAATTAGCCAAAG CCTACTTGTTGCCCGAGATCATACGCACTGTGTGTGGAAAGTGCACACCAAGGCAAAAAGACATGGCCCGGATGGTACTGAGACACATTTACACGTACAGGCGAGCAGATTTCGACAAAATCATGCAGATTTACGACACGGATGGCAAGAGAAACGAGATACTCGCTTTCATGAACCAATAG
- the LOC132923388 gene encoding proteasome subunit alpha type-5 gives MFLTRSEYDRGVNTFSPEGRLFQVEYAIEAIKLGSTAIGICTPEGVVLGVEKRITSPLMITSKIEKIFEVDKHIGCAVSGLIADSRTMVERARAESQNHWFTYNEQMSVESVAQAVSNLAIQFSGDYDSKEPAMSRPFGVAIMFAGIDNNGPQLFHLDPSGTYVQYNAKAIGSGSEGAQQTLQDKYHKSMGLNEAINVILNILKQVMEDKLSPTNIEIVTVTPDKLYHMLDKEELQEVFDKLVPFPEETKASSSTAVSGTVA, from the exons ATGTTTTTAACACGTTCTGAATATGACAGAGGAGTAAATACATTCTCTCCAGAAGGCAGACTCTTTCag gTGGAATATGCAATTGAAGCAATTAAATTGGGTTCTACAGCCATTGGCATTTGTACACCTGAAGGTGTAGTATTAGGTGTAGAGAAACGAATCACCTCACCACTAATGATTACTAGCAAGATAGAAAAAATCTTTGAAGTTGATAAGCACATTG GTTGCGCAGTTAGTGGGCTAATTGCAGACTCTCGTACAATGGTTGAAAGGGCTAGAGCTGAGTCACAAAACCATTGGTTTACATACAACGAACAAATGAGTGTTGAATCTGTGGCACAAGCTGTCTCTAATCTAGCTATACAATTCAGTGGAGATTATGATAGCAAAGAACCTGcaatg agtcGTCCATTTGGTGTTGCAATAATGTTTGCAGGTATTGACAATAATGGTCCCCAACTGTTTCATTTGGATCCATCAGGCACATATGTTCAGTATAATGCTAAAGCTATTGGATCGGGTAGTGAAGGTGCCCAACAGACATTACAAGATAAATATcacaaa tcCATGGGATTAAATGAagcaattaatgttattttgaacattttgaaaCAAGTTATGGAGGATAAACTCAGTCCTACAAACATCGAAATTGTTACTGTGACACCTGATAAACTTTACCATATGTTGGATAAAGAAGAACTTCAAGAG gtgtTTGATAAGCTTGTACCTTTCCCTGAAGAAACTAAGGCTAGTTCATCAACTGCTGTTTCTGGAACTGTCgcctaa
- the LOC132922146 gene encoding zinc finger protein 830, with translation MASMSAAKKKQVSQNELRLLMLKQKLQTQRVKKKIESPLAKYSISGQLSCIVCKLNIKDDSLWSVHISSKVHKENISKRKPESSKMTERLAVTTESLKRTLPKQESFVPPKKLKGILKNYKAPPERVPNDFFQSPTPTSLENRNVNQETDKKMDEEAENIDDINLDKGELPKGFFDDPMLDAKIRNEEYVSSIDEEFIKFQKEIKEENMLSEQIMADNEDETTYGRQVEEIDEQIKHWSKVIELEKKREKIALATENMNNMEIKNESDEAEESDGSDMDEFIDWRSKK, from the exons atggCATCGATGAGTGCAGCAAAAAAGAAACAAGTGTCTCAGAATGAACTGCGTTTATTAATGCTCAAGCAAAAACTGCAGACTCAAAGGGTGAAAAAGAAAATCGAGTCACCATTGGCAAAATAT AGCATAAGTGGTCAACTGTCTTGTATTGTGTGCAAATTGAACATAAAAGATGATTCTTTATGGAGTGTTCATATCTCTTCCAAGGTTCACAAGGAAAACATTTCCAAACGTAAACCAGAGTCATCTAAAATGACTGAAAGGTTAGCAGTGACTACGGAAAGCTTAAAACGTACTCTACCAAAACAAGAAAGTTTTGTtccaccaaaaaaattaaaag gtattttaaaaaattataaagctcCACCAGAAAGAGTTCCAAATGATTTCTTCCAAAGCCCAACTCCAACTTCAttagaaaatagaaatgttAATCAAGAAACTGACAAAAAAATGGATGAAGAAGCAGAGAATATTGATGATATAAATCTTGATAAAGGTGAACTCCCAAAAGGATTTTTTGATGATCCTATGTTAGATGCTAAG ATTCGAAATGAGGAGTATGTCAGCTCAATTGAtgaagaatttataaaatttcaaaaagaaaTTAAAGAAGAGAACATGTTATCTGAACAAATAATGGCAGATAATGAAGATGAAACTACTTATGGGCGACAAGTAGAAGAAATTGATGAACAAATCAAACATTGGTCAAA AGTTATCGAACTGGAGAAGAAAAGAGAAAAAATTGCTTTAGCTACAGAAAATATGAATAACatggaaattaaaaatgaatcagATGAAGCCGAAGAATCTGATGGGTCAGACATGGACGAGTTTATTGATTGGCggtcaaaaaaatga
- the LOC132923389 gene encoding signal recognition particle 19 kDa protein — protein MSSIYAEKKPSDRSRWICIYPAYLNNKKTLAEGRIVPKKFAVENPTYQEILEVVKASGFNAEVENKQYSRECSKEWHFRGRIRVQLKNDDGTPFNQMFPSRESLMKHCGVQIPKLKSRVMKVAGPEQHQNKNEPSGSKKKKGRK, from the exons ATGTCTAGTATTTACGCCGAAAAGAAACCAAGTGATCGGTCCAG GTGGATATGCATATACCCAgcgtatttgaataataaaaaaacgttgGCCGAGGGACGTATCGTACCGAAAAAATTTGCAGTGGAAAACCCTACTTACCAAGAGATTCTCGAAGTGGTCAAGGCATCTGGTTTCAACGCCGAAGTTGAAAACAAGCAGTATTCCCGTGAATGTAGTAAAGAATGGCACTTTCGTGGTCGGATACGGGTGCAACTTAAGAATGATGACGGAACACCTTTCAACCAAATGTTTCCTTCGA GAGAGAGTTTGATGAAACATTGTGGTGTACAAATACCAAAACTAAAAAGTCGTGTTATGAAAGTAGCTGGCCCTGAACAACATCAAAACAAAAACGAACCAAGTGGAAGCAAAAAGAAAAAAGGTCGTAAATAA
- the LOC132923385 gene encoding cytochrome b-c1 complex subunit 2, mitochondrial: protein MSMSTLKTPVMNNIAKRCYASKAAALSIKGPQVQTKQLPNNSLVVAVPDYPTKIGRVSVTFLAGSRYEDPENAGITHLVRSSAGLSTESSSTFSIIRNLGHLGTNYYVTSDRETITYTIEAHKDNLVSSLKYYIESISNQTFKPWELSDNLKRVQYDLLTISPELRVLDLAHKAAYRNALGNTVFLPKYNIKKLGSEHLLYYVKKNFNNQNTIISSVGVDVDTLVHISEDLNLPNGDANRASKAKYFGGDVRKSKALDATYLAVVGEGVSYKDSQSASYAVLQYLLGKGSSVKWGVGQGVLEQNILKANSSDNFAVSAINYNYSDSGLFGFLLAYNGKDVSSVLKAAVNSLRSPTVTETEVNRAKKQLIHSLVSASESSVGVLENITHQAVTTGQVIPFEKLIAAIEAVTVEDVKKAAGKVAGSKLSLAGYGNVATTPYLDNL, encoded by the coding sequence ATGTCGATGTCAACGTTGAAGACTCCCGTGATGAACAACATCGCTAAACGCTGTTACGCCAGCAAGGCTGCGGCGTTATCCATCAAAGGTCCACAGGTGCAAACGAAACAATTGCCCAATAACTCTCTGGTCGTAGCAGTCCCCGATTACCCAACCAAGATCGGACGAGTGTCGGTGACTTTCTTGGCTGGATCCCGGTACGAAGACCCAGAAAACGCAGGTATCACTCATCTCGTTCGCAGCTCTGCCGGACTCAGCACCGAATCGTCGTCCACGTTTTCAATCATACGAAACCTAGGTCACTTGGGCACCAACTACTATGTGACTTCCGATCGCGAGACGATTACGTACACCATCGAAGCGCACAAGGACAATCTTGTCAGCAGTTTGAAATATTACATTGAATCCATTTCGAATCAGACGTTCAAGCCTTGGGAACTCTCTGACAATTTGAAACGCGTACAATACGATCTGCTGACAATATCGCCCGAACTCAGGGTTTTGGATTTGGCTCATAAAGCTGCGTACAGAAACGCTCTTGGTAATACAGTGTTTTTACCCAAATACAACATCAAGAAATTAGGATCGGAACATCTCTTATACTATGTCAAGAAAAACTTCAACAACCAGAATACTATTATATCTAGTGTTGGCGTTGATGTAGACACATTGGTGCACATTTCAGAAGACTTGAATTTACCTAATGGAGATGCTAACCGTGCGTCAAAAGCCAAATATTTTGGTGGTGACGTGAGAAAGTCTAAGGCATTGGATGCTACATACTTGGCCGTCGTCGGTGAGGGGGTAAGCTATAAAGATTCTCAGAGTGCCTCATATGCTGTACTTCAATATTTACTCGGCAAAGGATCATCGGTGAAATGGGGAGTTGGACAAGGAGTCTTGGAACAAAATATCCTAAAAGCAAACAGTTCAGATAATTTTGCTGTATCCgccataaactataattattcagATTCTGGTCTCTTTGGTTTCTTGTTAGCATACAATGGTAAAGATGTCAGTAGTGTGCTAAAGGCTGCGGTAAATAGTTTAAGGAGTCCCACAGTTACTGAAACCGAAGTAAACAGAGCCAAGAAACAACTGATTCACTCTCTTGTATCAGCATCAGAGTCTAGTGTTGGAGTTCTAGAAAATATTACTCACCAAGCTGTTACCACTGGACAAGTAATACCATTTGAAAAGTTAATTGCTGCCATTGAAGCAGTTACCGTTGAGGATGTGAAGAAAGCAGCCGGCAAAGTAGCAGGTAGCAAATTATCATTGGCTGGTTATGGTAATGTAGCAACTACACCTTACTtggataatttgtaa